Proteins from a genomic interval of Stenotrophomonas maltophilia:
- the egtD gene encoding L-histidine N(alpha)-methyltransferase yields MSTVHDALQALTDLTPGRQQILTDVVAGLSRTPRQLPSKYFYDARGSRLFEQITQTREYYPTRTELALLSRVLPDIARSVGPHLHVVELGSGSGRKTALLLAALREPVAYTPIEISRAALLSSIDHLAPALPEVEMLPVCADFTRPVAVPMPEREPARRLLFFPGSTLGNFEGEDAVALLRAMRQTMGRDGLALVGIDLHKEPALIEAAYNDAQGVTAAFTLNLLARLNREIGSDFDLDGFRHRARYSVARLRIETDLVSQRAQDVHLDGRTFHFEADEPIRVEYSHKYTDDSFEALLQPAGLQVMQRWDAEGPAYGLRLLRGI; encoded by the coding sequence ATGAGTACGGTGCACGACGCGCTGCAGGCATTGACCGATCTCACCCCCGGCCGCCAGCAGATCCTCACCGACGTGGTGGCCGGGTTGTCGCGCACACCGCGCCAGCTGCCGTCCAAGTACTTCTACGATGCACGTGGCTCGCGCCTGTTCGAACAGATCACCCAGACCCGCGAGTACTACCCCACGCGTACCGAGCTGGCCCTGCTTTCGCGGGTACTGCCAGACATCGCCCGCAGCGTCGGCCCGCACCTGCACGTGGTGGAACTGGGTAGTGGCAGCGGCCGCAAGACCGCGCTGCTGCTGGCCGCGCTGCGTGAACCGGTGGCCTATACACCCATCGAGATCTCGCGCGCCGCGCTGCTGTCCAGCATCGACCATCTCGCCCCGGCGCTGCCGGAGGTCGAGATGCTGCCGGTCTGTGCAGACTTCACCCGTCCCGTTGCCGTGCCCATGCCCGAACGCGAACCCGCGCGGCGGTTGCTGTTCTTCCCCGGGTCTACGCTGGGCAACTTTGAAGGTGAGGACGCGGTCGCCCTGCTGCGCGCGATGCGCCAGACCATGGGCCGTGATGGCCTGGCCCTGGTCGGCATCGACCTGCACAAGGAGCCAGCGTTGATCGAGGCGGCCTACAACGATGCACAGGGTGTCACCGCCGCCTTTACCCTCAATCTGCTGGCCCGCCTCAACCGCGAGATCGGCAGCGATTTCGATCTGGATGGCTTCCGCCATCGTGCCCGCTACAGCGTCGCGCGACTGCGCATCGAGACCGATCTGGTCAGCCAGCGGGCACAGGACGTCCATCTGGATGGCCGCACCTTCCATTTCGAGGCCGACGAACCGATCCGCGTCGAATACAGCCACAAGTACACCGACGACAGCTTCGAAGCACTGCTGCAGCCGGCTGGCCTGCAGGTCATGCAGCGCTGGGATGCTGAAGGCCCGGCCTATGGCCTGCGCCTGTTGCGCGGCATATAG
- a CDS encoding lytic murein transglycosylase: MPILTTLGLAAALASAPTAPAVPAAGIDPAFSRCLSGLQATAATQGISPDRFNEITVGLTPDPSVLGLLDAQPEFTTPIWDYLAALVDRQRVDDGRALLLLHRDLLDRVSAQYGVDPATIVSVWGVESDYGRVFGKRPLLQSLATLSCAGRRQPFFRGELLALLKLIDRGDLQAQGLTGSWAGAFGHTQFMPSTYARIAVDGDGDGRRDLVGSIPDALASTANYLKRAGWRSGEPWGMEVRVPAGFNASQAGRTQRRSLADWRAQGVTALDGSVLAPANLPADARAALLLPAGSKGPALLVFRNYDAIYSYNAAESYALAIATLADQLRGGTGLATAWPTDDPGLGRDERRQLQTLLLARGHDIGAADGMIGTATRRAIQAEQQRLGWSEVDGRAGQRILRTLQEEAAAIAPTGQKALPAAR, translated from the coding sequence ATGCCCATTCTGACCACGCTCGGCCTGGCGGCCGCTCTTGCCTCGGCACCGACAGCGCCTGCCGTTCCTGCCGCCGGCATCGATCCGGCCTTCAGCCGCTGCCTGTCGGGCCTGCAGGCCACCGCTGCGACACAAGGCATCAGTCCCGACCGTTTCAACGAGATCACCGTCGGCCTCACACCCGACCCCAGCGTGCTCGGCCTGCTTGATGCACAGCCCGAATTCACTACGCCGATCTGGGACTACCTCGCCGCGCTGGTCGATCGCCAGCGCGTTGACGATGGGCGCGCCCTGCTGCTGCTGCACCGCGACCTGCTCGATCGGGTGTCGGCGCAGTACGGCGTCGATCCGGCCACCATCGTCTCGGTCTGGGGCGTGGAGAGCGACTACGGCCGCGTGTTCGGCAAGCGCCCGTTGTTGCAGTCACTGGCCACGCTGTCCTGCGCCGGCCGTCGCCAACCCTTCTTCCGCGGTGAACTGCTGGCCCTGCTCAAGCTGATCGACCGCGGGGACCTGCAGGCCCAGGGGCTCACCGGTTCCTGGGCCGGTGCCTTCGGGCATACGCAGTTCATGCCCAGCACCTATGCACGCATCGCCGTGGACGGTGATGGCGATGGCCGCCGCGATCTGGTCGGCAGCATTCCCGATGCACTGGCCTCCACTGCCAACTACCTCAAGCGCGCCGGCTGGCGCAGCGGCGAGCCGTGGGGCATGGAAGTCCGCGTTCCTGCGGGCTTCAACGCCAGCCAGGCCGGCCGCACCCAGCGTCGCTCCCTGGCCGACTGGCGTGCGCAGGGCGTGACCGCGCTGGATGGCAGCGTGTTGGCTCCGGCCAACCTGCCGGCGGATGCACGTGCGGCGCTGCTGCTGCCGGCCGGCAGCAAGGGCCCGGCGCTGCTGGTGTTCCGCAACTACGACGCGATCTACAGCTACAACGCCGCCGAAAGCTACGCGCTGGCGATCGCGACGCTGGCCGATCAGCTGCGTGGCGGCACCGGGTTGGCCACCGCCTGGCCGACCGATGACCCGGGCCTGGGCCGCGATGAGCGCCGCCAGCTGCAGACCCTGCTGCTGGCCCGTGGTCACGACATCGGTGCCGCCGACGGCATGATCGGTACCGCCACGCGTCGCGCGATCCAGGCCGAGCAGCAGCGCCTGGGCTGGAGCGAGGTGGACGGCCGCGCCGGCCAGCGCATCCTGCGCACGCTGCAGGAAGAGGCAGCCGCTATCGCACCCACTGGGCAGAAGGCCTTGCCGGCGGCACGTTGA
- a CDS encoding DUF2628 domain-containing protein — translation MQEAQWWYANGRQSEGPVDLAGLRRLQQDGTVTARTLLWCEGMPSWRPLAELEQASTPIEVAPLPDIDAVPAVESIAPSAGDPSDPYRAPAAAPEMAAAAGLEGEMALYASVVGGNFPIYRQRWRLDQGIATGSGTWHWPAFLLGLIWMMYRKMYRLAAMWAGLLLLISVVETLLDVPDGLSLVITFALGITTGIFGNSWYLAHCQRLIAQARAVTGDDDARLRSELAARGGTSVVATLIAIVIAVVLSTVGAALAG, via the coding sequence ATGCAGGAAGCACAGTGGTGGTATGCCAACGGCAGGCAGAGCGAAGGACCGGTGGACCTGGCCGGTTTGCGTCGCCTGCAGCAGGACGGGACGGTGACTGCACGCACGCTGCTGTGGTGCGAAGGCATGCCCTCGTGGCGGCCGTTGGCGGAACTGGAACAGGCTTCCACCCCCATCGAGGTGGCTCCGCTCCCGGATATCGACGCGGTCCCGGCGGTTGAGAGCATCGCGCCAAGTGCCGGCGACCCGTCCGATCCGTATCGTGCGCCTGCCGCTGCACCGGAGATGGCTGCGGCTGCCGGGCTGGAGGGTGAGATGGCCTTGTACGCCAGCGTGGTCGGCGGCAACTTCCCGATCTATCGCCAGCGCTGGCGGCTGGATCAGGGCATTGCCACGGGCAGTGGCACCTGGCATTGGCCGGCATTCCTGCTCGGCCTGATCTGGATGATGTACCGCAAGATGTACCGCCTGGCGGCGATGTGGGCCGGCCTGCTGCTGCTGATCAGCGTGGTGGAGACCTTGCTGGATGTGCCGGATGGCCTGTCGCTGGTCATCACCTTCGCGCTCGGCATCACCACCGGCATCTTTGGCAACAGCTGGTACCTGGCACACTGCCAGCGCCTGATTGCCCAGGCCCGTGCCGTCACCGGCGACGATGATGCACGGCTGCGCAGCGAGCTGGCCGCGCGTGGCGGCACCAGCGTGGTCGCCACACTGATCGCCATCGTCATCGCGGTGGTGCTGAGCACCGTCGGCGCCGCACTGGCGGGGTAG
- a CDS encoding YchJ family protein codes for MSRKSTDPCPCGLPADYAACCGRFHAGEAAPDAERLMRSRYSAYVRGLADYLRQSWHPDTRPAELALDDAPGQRTHWLGLTVHEHTATGADSAEVRFTARYRVGGGSAVKMTEHSRFLRVDGRWYYLDAV; via the coding sequence ATGAGCCGAAAATCCACCGACCCCTGCCCCTGCGGCCTTCCCGCCGATTACGCCGCCTGCTGTGGCCGTTTCCATGCCGGTGAGGCAGCACCCGATGCCGAGCGCCTGATGCGATCGCGCTACAGCGCCTATGTGCGGGGGCTGGCGGACTACCTGCGCCAGAGCTGGCACCCGGACACCCGTCCGGCCGAGCTGGCGTTGGATGATGCGCCGGGCCAGCGTACGCACTGGCTGGGCCTGACCGTGCACGAACACACGGCCACCGGTGCCGACAGCGCCGAAGTGCGCTTCACCGCCCGCTACCGCGTGGGTGGCGGCAGCGCGGTGAAGATGACAGAGCACAGCCGCTTCCTGCGTGTCGACGGCCGCTGGTACTACCTCGACGCCGTGTGA
- a CDS encoding D-hexose-6-phosphate mutarotase, with the protein MQSNPDISTGLYHGLEAWLVRTANATAVVSVFGGQLLSFIPDGQPDLLWLSPTRAELPTPIRGGVPVCWPWFGRQGQSADVPAHGLVRTARWELLQASQRDDGEVELQLAPAPSADPGLRLQVQLRIGRQLRQQLVTENIGTSPVTFTQALHSYFRVGDAKRVEVEGLDGLQYLDKYEDPAQLRLQQGPWSLRDPRDPGRSDRIYTGAGGHYVLRDPVLQRRIEIRSEGSQTLVVWNPGAEAAAEMADVGEGWRDYVCLEVANAGPEQITLVPGARHQLVQTLASSML; encoded by the coding sequence ATGCAGTCGAATCCGGACATCAGCACCGGCCTGTATCACGGCCTGGAGGCCTGGCTGGTGCGAACCGCCAACGCCACGGCGGTCGTCAGTGTGTTTGGTGGCCAGCTGCTGTCGTTCATTCCCGATGGGCAGCCCGATCTGCTGTGGCTTTCGCCCACGCGCGCCGAGCTGCCCACGCCGATCCGCGGTGGCGTCCCGGTGTGCTGGCCGTGGTTCGGTCGGCAGGGCCAGAGCGCCGATGTACCGGCGCATGGCCTGGTGCGTACCGCGCGCTGGGAGCTTCTGCAGGCCAGCCAGCGCGATGATGGCGAGGTCGAGCTGCAGTTGGCGCCTGCGCCCAGCGCCGATCCCGGCCTGCGCCTGCAGGTGCAGCTGCGCATCGGCCGCCAGCTGCGCCAGCAGCTGGTCACCGAGAACATCGGAACCTCGCCGGTGACCTTCACCCAGGCCCTGCACAGCTATTTCCGGGTGGGCGATGCCAAGCGGGTCGAGGTCGAGGGCCTTGATGGCCTGCAGTACCTGGACAAGTACGAGGACCCTGCGCAGCTGCGCCTGCAACAGGGACCGTGGTCATTGCGCGATCCACGTGATCCCGGTCGCAGCGATCGAATCTATACCGGTGCCGGCGGCCATTACGTGCTGCGTGATCCTGTCCTGCAGCGACGCATCGAGATCCGTAGTGAAGGCAGCCAGACCCTGGTTGTCTGGAATCCGGGCGCCGAAGCCGCGGCGGAAATGGCCGATGTGGGTGAAGGCTGGCGTGACTATGTGTGCCTGGAAGTGGCCAACGCCGGGCCAGAGCAGATTACCCTTGTGCCAGGCGCGCGCCATCAGCTGGTGCAGACCCTGGCCAGTTCCATGCTGTAA
- a CDS encoding GGDEF domain-containing protein has protein sequence MPLHPLRQPAHYLFVLPAVLVAVVLWAALGNEDVANPAQRILPWLLACLGAGLALLYHQVRTLCLMLVVAVMFALLHLDVGGYLRNGHVTTLTPLRFHAISAWLPLLFAGLALWPERGRRRRDLLLRGVASGTALMIFLLLATQQPRGMHDLLSNRHWSWIPADWNALAQLPALLFLLATAALGWQAWRHPRPLHTAMLLALLCLWWMLPRVFLQPVLLPALASAALLLMLGAMLQESFHMAFRDELTGLPGRRAFNETLQRARGTYSIAMVDVDHFKSFNDTHGHDTGDDVLRLVASRLGRVGDGGRAFRYGGEEFAVVFLDRPAAACVDAVEALRQTIEDTRMQLRDRSTRSRDDETGRQQRGRGGSGQTVQVTVSIGLADSRVDERPAAVIKAADQALYAAKDGGRNQVRAHAGQRVLAVRGG, from the coding sequence TTGCCCCTGCATCCGCTCCGCCAGCCTGCGCATTACCTGTTCGTGCTGCCCGCCGTGCTGGTTGCCGTGGTGCTGTGGGCGGCACTGGGCAACGAAGACGTGGCCAATCCGGCCCAACGCATCCTGCCCTGGCTGCTGGCCTGCCTCGGCGCCGGCCTTGCGCTGCTCTACCACCAGGTGCGTACGCTCTGCCTGATGCTGGTGGTGGCCGTGATGTTCGCCCTGCTGCACCTGGACGTGGGTGGCTATCTGCGCAACGGTCATGTCACGACGCTGACACCGCTGCGCTTCCATGCCATTTCGGCCTGGCTGCCCTTGCTGTTCGCGGGCCTGGCGTTGTGGCCCGAGCGCGGCCGCCGCCGCCGCGACCTGCTGCTGCGGGGTGTTGCCAGTGGCACCGCGCTGATGATCTTCCTGCTGCTGGCCACGCAGCAACCGCGAGGCATGCACGATCTGCTGTCCAACCGCCACTGGAGCTGGATTCCGGCCGACTGGAACGCGCTGGCACAGCTGCCAGCCCTGCTGTTCCTCCTGGCAACCGCCGCGCTGGGCTGGCAGGCCTGGCGGCATCCGCGGCCGCTGCACACGGCAATGCTGCTGGCCCTGCTGTGCCTGTGGTGGATGCTGCCGCGGGTGTTCCTGCAGCCGGTGCTGCTGCCGGCGCTGGCCAGCGCGGCCTTGCTGCTGATGCTGGGCGCGATGCTGCAGGAGTCCTTCCATATGGCCTTCCGCGATGAACTGACCGGCCTGCCGGGGCGCCGCGCCTTCAATGAGACCCTGCAACGGGCGCGCGGCACCTACAGCATCGCGATGGTGGACGTGGACCACTTCAAATCGTTCAACGACACCCACGGCCACGACACCGGCGACGATGTGCTGCGCCTGGTGGCCTCGCGGCTGGGGCGGGTGGGCGACGGTGGCCGTGCGTTCCGCTATGGCGGCGAGGAGTTCGCGGTGGTGTTCCTGGATCGTCCCGCAGCGGCCTGCGTGGATGCGGTCGAGGCGCTGCGGCAGACTATCGAGGACACCCGCATGCAGCTGCGCGACCGCAGCACCCGCAGCCGCGACGATGAAACGGGACGCCAGCAACGCGGACGCGGCGGGAGCGGGCAGACGGTGCAGGTGACGGTGAGCATCGGCCTGGCGGACAGCCGCGTGGATGAGCGGCCAGCAGCGGTGATCAAGGCTGCCGACCAGGCGCTGTATGCAGCCAAGGACGGCGGCCGCAACCAGGTCCGCGCGCATGCCGGCCAGCGCGTGCTGGCGGTGCGCGGCGGCTGA
- a CDS encoding benzoate/H(+) symporter BenE family transporter — translation MNMQVRQAWWRDLSVPALVAGFITVLVGFASSAVIVFQAAQAVGASQAQIASWMWALGLGMGVTCIGLSLRYRVPVVTAWSTPGAAMLVVGAGGASLSEATGAFLLAAVLGTLAGFSGIFARLMQRVPMALAAGMLAGVLLRFGLDVFVAMNTQLVLALAMFATWLAGRRLFPRYAVIATLLVGIAVAASRGLLHAQQVQLQLAVPQWVTPSLSWTAVAGIALPLFVVTMASQNIPGVAVMRASGYDAPVSPLIGWIGVVNTLLAPFGAYALNLAAITAAICMGRDAHEDPARRYTAAMAAGAFYIVIGLFGATVAALFAAFPKELVACVAGIALFGTIANSLASALAVERDREAALVTFLVTASGVTLAGIGSAFWGLVAGAVCLLVLRPRQSR, via the coding sequence ATGAACATGCAGGTGCGGCAAGCATGGTGGCGCGACCTTTCGGTGCCGGCCCTCGTTGCCGGCTTCATTACCGTGCTGGTCGGCTTCGCCAGTTCCGCAGTGATCGTGTTCCAGGCCGCGCAGGCCGTCGGTGCCAGCCAGGCGCAGATCGCCTCCTGGATGTGGGCATTGGGACTGGGCATGGGCGTCACCTGCATCGGGTTGTCGCTGCGCTACCGCGTGCCGGTGGTGACTGCGTGGTCGACGCCGGGCGCGGCGATGCTGGTGGTCGGTGCCGGCGGTGCCTCGCTCTCTGAAGCGACCGGCGCCTTCCTGCTTGCTGCGGTGCTGGGCACGTTGGCCGGGTTCTCCGGCATCTTCGCCCGGTTGATGCAGCGGGTGCCGATGGCACTGGCCGCCGGCATGCTGGCCGGGGTGCTGCTGCGCTTCGGTCTGGACGTGTTCGTGGCCATGAACACCCAGCTGGTGCTGGCGCTGGCGATGTTCGCCACCTGGCTGGCTGGACGCCGCCTGTTCCCGCGCTATGCGGTCATCGCCACCCTGCTGGTCGGCATCGCGGTCGCGGCCAGCCGCGGCCTGCTGCACGCACAGCAGGTGCAGCTGCAACTGGCGGTACCGCAATGGGTGACCCCATCCCTGTCCTGGACTGCGGTGGCCGGCATTGCCCTGCCCCTGTTCGTGGTCACCATGGCCTCGCAGAACATTCCGGGCGTGGCGGTGATGCGGGCATCCGGCTACGACGCCCCGGTGTCGCCGCTGATCGGCTGGATCGGTGTGGTCAATACACTACTGGCACCGTTCGGTGCGTACGCGCTGAACCTGGCGGCAATCACCGCCGCGATCTGCATGGGCCGTGATGCACATGAGGACCCGGCACGACGCTATACCGCCGCCATGGCGGCAGGTGCCTTCTACATCGTCATCGGACTGTTCGGTGCCACCGTGGCCGCACTGTTCGCCGCCTTCCCCAAGGAGCTGGTGGCCTGCGTGGCCGGTATCGCGCTGTTCGGCACCATCGCCAACAGCCTGGCCAGTGCGCTGGCGGTAGAGCGGGACCGCGAGGCGGCACTGGTCACCTTCCTGGTCACCGCCTCCGGTGTCACGCTGGCCGGCATCGGCTCGGCGTTCTGGGGCCTGGTGGCCGGTGCGGTGTGCCTGCTGGTGCTGCGGCCCCGTCAGAGCCGCTGA
- the egtB gene encoding ergothioneine biosynthesis protein EgtB — protein MDSAATAVAAPQRDLARQYARVRDRSMQLAAPLSAEDAMLQSMPDASPSKWHLAHTTWFFERFVLAGFPPAPAHDPAWDYLFNSYYKSLGPAHARPQRGLLSRPSLQQVQDYRRQIDAQVQSRLDAGDLDDQALQHLQLGLQHEQQHQELLLTDIKHAFWCNPLQPAYRDDLPTVPGTASAQGWIESPERIITIGAAAWPRHAAFAYDNESPPHRVLLPSHALAERPLSNAEYRAFIEAGGYREPRWWLSEGWALRETEDWRHPLYWDDSLQREYTLGGWRELDPHAPVCHLSYFEADACARWAGARLPSEFEWEAAAASQPVRGHFADDDHLHPQAGQGGGLRQLFGDVWEWTHSAYGAYPGFHPFAGNLGEYNGKFMCGQWVLRGGSCATPRGHVRASYRNFFMPPARWQFSGLRLARDLA, from the coding sequence ATGGACAGCGCAGCCACCGCCGTCGCTGCCCCGCAGCGCGATCTCGCCCGCCAGTACGCACGTGTGCGGGACCGCAGCATGCAGTTGGCGGCCCCCCTCAGCGCCGAAGACGCCATGCTGCAGAGCATGCCCGATGCCAGCCCGAGTAAATGGCACCTGGCCCACACCACCTGGTTCTTCGAACGTTTCGTGCTGGCCGGCTTCCCACCTGCACCGGCGCATGACCCTGCCTGGGACTACCTGTTCAACAGCTACTACAAGAGCCTCGGCCCGGCCCACGCGCGGCCGCAGCGCGGGCTGCTGTCACGGCCCTCGCTGCAGCAGGTGCAGGACTACCGCCGCCAGATCGATGCGCAGGTACAGTCACGGCTGGACGCGGGTGATCTCGACGATCAGGCGCTGCAGCACCTGCAGCTGGGCCTGCAGCACGAACAGCAGCACCAGGAGCTGCTGCTCACCGACATCAAGCACGCGTTCTGGTGCAATCCATTGCAGCCGGCCTACCGCGACGACCTGCCAACCGTCCCCGGCACTGCCAGTGCACAGGGCTGGATCGAATCGCCCGAACGCATCATCACCATCGGTGCCGCAGCCTGGCCACGGCATGCCGCGTTCGCCTATGACAACGAATCGCCGCCGCATCGCGTGCTGCTGCCCTCCCATGCCCTGGCCGAGCGCCCGCTCAGCAACGCCGAGTACCGCGCCTTCATCGAGGCCGGAGGCTACCGCGAGCCACGCTGGTGGCTCAGCGAAGGCTGGGCACTGCGTGAAACCGAAGACTGGCGGCACCCGCTGTACTGGGACGACAGCCTGCAGCGCGAATACACCCTGGGCGGTTGGCGCGAACTGGACCCGCATGCGCCGGTCTGCCATCTCAGCTACTTCGAGGCCGACGCCTGTGCCCGCTGGGCCGGGGCGCGCCTGCCCAGCGAGTTCGAGTGGGAGGCTGCGGCCGCGTCTCAGCCGGTGCGGGGCCACTTCGCCGATGACGATCACCTGCACCCACAGGCCGGGCAGGGCGGTGGACTGCGCCAGCTGTTCGGCGATGTATGGGAATGGACCCACAGCGCCTATGGCGCCTATCCGGGCTTCCATCCCTTTGCCGGCAACCTCGGCGAATACAACGGCAAATTCATGTGTGGCCAATGGGTGCTGCGCGGCGGTAGCTGCGCCACGCCCCGTGGCCATGTGCGCGCCAGCTACCGCAACTTCTTCATGCCACCGGCGCGTTGGCAGTTCTCCGGCCTGCGCCTGGCCAGGGACCTCGCATGA
- a CDS encoding amino acid permease: protein MFKQLWATKHPHAAHEDANGLSLRRHLGPWGLTALGIGAVIGGGIFVITGQAAANHAGPAIMLSFVLAAICCAFCALAYAEFASMVPVSGSAYTYTYATFGELSAWFIGWMLVLEYGVSASAVAVSWTGYFLSLLSQFDIHLPAALVSAPLDAQLRPTGAIANLPAAALVLLLTWLCYVGISKSSAMNMAMVVLKTGLIVLVIVVGWKYVDTSNWTPFIPANEGPGKYGMEGVLRGAAMVFFAYIGFEAVSVAAQESKNPQRDMPFGMMLSLVICTVLYIAMAAVMTGLVPFQLLGTDEPVVTAVAAHPQLGWLRWVVEVGALVGLSSVVLVMIIGQPRIFMIMGRDGLLPPVFTKIHPKYRTPHINTVITGIGIALLAALFPLDILGELTSMGTLIAFAAVCAGVLILRRTQPDLPRPFRMPMAWLICSLGVLSCLALLSAMTMHNWMLMGVWTFVGFVIYFCYGFRHSRLRGK from the coding sequence ATGTTCAAGCAACTGTGGGCCACCAAGCACCCGCATGCCGCCCATGAAGACGCCAACGGCCTGAGCCTGCGCCGCCACCTCGGCCCATGGGGGCTCACCGCCCTCGGTATCGGCGCCGTGATCGGCGGCGGCATCTTCGTCATCACCGGCCAGGCCGCCGCCAACCACGCCGGCCCGGCGATCATGCTGTCCTTCGTGCTGGCCGCCATCTGCTGCGCCTTCTGCGCGCTGGCCTACGCCGAGTTCGCGTCGATGGTGCCGGTCTCCGGCAGCGCCTACACCTACACCTACGCCACCTTCGGCGAGCTCTCGGCCTGGTTCATCGGCTGGATGCTGGTGCTCGAATACGGCGTCTCCGCCTCGGCGGTCGCAGTCAGCTGGACCGGCTACTTCCTCAGCCTGCTCAGCCAGTTCGACATCCATCTACCGGCAGCACTGGTCAGTGCCCCGCTGGATGCACAGCTGCGCCCCACCGGCGCGATCGCCAACCTGCCCGCCGCGGCACTGGTACTGCTGCTGACCTGGCTGTGCTACGTCGGCATCAGCAAGTCCTCGGCAATGAACATGGCGATGGTCGTGCTCAAGACCGGCCTGATCGTGCTGGTCATCGTGGTCGGCTGGAAGTACGTGGACACCAGCAACTGGACCCCGTTCATCCCGGCCAACGAAGGCCCCGGCAAGTACGGCATGGAAGGCGTGCTGCGCGGTGCGGCGATGGTGTTCTTTGCCTACATCGGCTTCGAGGCGGTGTCGGTGGCGGCGCAGGAATCGAAGAACCCGCAGCGCGACATGCCGTTCGGCATGATGCTGTCGCTGGTGATCTGCACCGTGCTGTACATCGCGATGGCGGCAGTGATGACCGGGCTGGTGCCGTTCCAGCTGCTGGGCACCGACGAGCCGGTGGTGACTGCCGTGGCGGCCCACCCACAGCTGGGCTGGCTGCGCTGGGTGGTCGAGGTCGGCGCGCTGGTCGGCCTGTCCTCGGTGGTGCTGGTGATGATCATCGGCCAGCCGCGCATCTTCATGATCATGGGCCGCGACGGCCTGCTGCCGCCGGTGTTCACCAAGATCCATCCGAAGTACCGCACCCCGCACATCAACACGGTGATCACCGGCATCGGCATCGCGCTGCTGGCGGCACTGTTCCCGCTGGACATCCTCGGCGAGCTGACCTCGATGGGCACGCTGATCGCGTTCGCCGCCGTGTGTGCCGGCGTGCTGATCCTGCGCCGTACCCAGCCGGACCTGCCGCGGCCGTTCCGCATGCCGATGGCGTGGCTGATCTGCAGCCTGGGCGTGTTGAGCTGCCTGGCGCTGCTGTCGGCGATGACGATGCACAACTGGATGCTGATGGGCGTGTGGACCTTCGTCGGCTTCGTGATCTATTTCTGCTACGGCTTCAGGCACAGCCGCCTGCGGGGGAAGTAA